One segment of Dolichospermum sp. DET69 DNA contains the following:
- a CDS encoding septal ring lytic transglycosylase RlpA family protein, translating into MILTGILWVTSFTGGALVLTANLSLGLIAKVYAIQVPANLVKPQAQFLTIAQQHKRAWQKTLISKTSFTVDWINRRLLSYRDRSITGLKVKETKFCASVPENIAAQPHLKNVTNFLPVKFTQVSIPKLDLSPSTVVRSLQSFFNVINNPVEPNGSYDYSPVLIVQRNSSSYEVWVNNSFVARLPDQITANVLQKRLQQLVTLPTGQFTQLQPGLVDRTPSLMVGNRLLFAIDRQISDKLGRSGDILALEWTNNLRIALNTKPLTLLQGQMEMYGLQSSTTKLSGIASWYGGYFHGRLTANGEIYNQDDFTVAHRTLPFNTFLKVTNQENGKSVIVRVNDRGPYIAPRSLDLSRTAARCLGSEHTGVVAYKAVILQQNAPQMTLKPSQPRTEDMANAKSELLVSNFY; encoded by the coding sequence ATGATATTAACAGGAATACTATGGGTGACATCCTTCACAGGTGGTGCTTTGGTGTTGACGGCAAATTTATCACTGGGTTTAATAGCTAAGGTATATGCAATACAAGTTCCAGCCAATTTAGTTAAGCCACAAGCTCAATTTCTAACCATTGCTCAACAACATAAGAGGGCTTGGCAAAAAACCTTAATATCAAAAACTTCCTTCACAGTTGACTGGATAAATAGGCGATTATTATCCTATAGAGATAGGTCTATCACAGGTTTAAAGGTAAAAGAAACAAAATTTTGTGCTTCTGTACCAGAAAATATAGCTGCACAACCTCATTTAAAAAATGTTACTAACTTTTTGCCAGTGAAATTCACTCAAGTTAGTATTCCCAAGTTGGATTTATCACCTTCTACTGTTGTGCGATCGCTCCAAAGTTTCTTTAATGTCATCAACAATCCAGTTGAGCCAAATGGGAGTTATGATTACTCGCCAGTATTGATTGTTCAGCGTAATTCATCCAGTTATGAAGTATGGGTTAATAACAGCTTTGTTGCCAGACTACCTGATCAAATTACAGCTAACGTTTTACAAAAACGCTTACAGCAATTAGTAACATTACCAACTGGACAATTTACGCAATTACAACCAGGTTTAGTTGATCGGACTCCCTCCCTAATGGTAGGTAATCGGTTACTATTTGCAATTGATCGGCAAATTTCTGATAAACTTGGTCGCAGCGGTGATATTTTAGCTCTGGAATGGACTAATAATTTGCGAATAGCCCTTAATACTAAGCCGCTGACATTGCTACAAGGACAAATGGAAATGTATGGATTACAGTCCTCAACCACAAAACTTTCTGGGATAGCTTCTTGGTATGGTGGCTATTTTCATGGTCGCTTAACAGCAAATGGTGAGATATATAATCAAGATGATTTCACTGTTGCCCATCGAACTCTACCTTTTAATACCTTCTTAAAAGTTACAAATCAAGAAAATGGTAAATCCGTGATTGTGCGTGTTAATGATCGCGGTCCTTATATTGCACCAAGAAGCCTGGATTTGTCTCGAACAGCGGCTCGTTGTCTCGGTAGTGAACATACTGGAGTCGTAGCTTACAAAGCTGTAATTTTACAACAAAATGCGCCACAAATGACTTTGAAACCATCTCAACCAAGAACTGAAGACATGGCTAATGCCAAAAGTGAGTTATTAGTTTCTAACTTTTATTAG
- the nagZ gene encoding beta-N-acetylhexosaminidase, whose translation MSISLSSQSFGNHLILGISGTSLNDDDKRALNALKPIGVIFFAKNFLDSVPYPVWLERFKNLIDEIRQYSERDCIFTTLDHEGGRVVRTPLPITRFPHAYLLQSHAYEVAKATALELKSLGINLSWAPVADIFSNPQNPIIGPRAFGITPEAASQGVREYYRGLREEGILGSAKHFPGHGDTSTDSHLELPILNLSLEDLRNRELIPFQTLIQAEIPLIMTAHILFGQIDPEVPATLSRIILNDILRKELGFQGVIVSDDLDMKAVSEMFMQSGTVARAFHAGCDLFIVSRNINSSSLERTYKIAEDFSASLNNGSLDVAVVGAARERVEKLLQVTPQYSVSLLDQDTLVRNAELAISCCL comes from the coding sequence ATGTCAATATCTCTATCATCACAAAGTTTTGGTAATCATCTGATTCTCGGTATTTCTGGGACAAGTTTAAATGATGATGATAAACGGGCGTTAAATGCATTAAAACCCATTGGTGTCATCTTTTTTGCGAAAAACTTCCTCGACAGTGTACCATATCCGGTCTGGTTAGAAAGGTTTAAAAACCTCATTGATGAAATTCGTCAATATTCTGAACGTGATTGCATATTTACTACTTTAGACCATGAAGGTGGGCGAGTTGTGCGAACACCTTTACCAATTACTCGCTTTCCTCATGCTTATTTATTGCAATCTCACGCTTATGAAGTCGCAAAAGCCACAGCTTTAGAATTAAAATCTCTGGGAATTAATCTTTCTTGGGCCCCTGTTGCGGATATTTTCTCTAATCCCCAAAACCCAATTATTGGACCCCGTGCCTTTGGAATTACACCGGAAGCCGCTAGTCAAGGTGTGCGGGAATATTACCGAGGATTGCGGGAAGAGGGGATTTTAGGTTCTGCTAAACACTTTCCTGGACATGGAGATACTAGCACAGATTCCCATTTGGAGTTACCAATATTAAATTTGAGTTTAGAAGATTTGCGAAACCGGGAATTGATTCCTTTTCAAACTTTGATTCAGGCAGAAATCCCCTTAATTATGACAGCGCATATTTTGTTTGGGCAAATTGATCCGGAAGTACCAGCAACTTTATCTAGAATCATTTTAAATGATATTTTAAGGAAAGAGTTAGGTTTTCAAGGTGTGATAGTTTCCGATGATTTAGATATGAAAGCTGTCTCAGAAATGTTTATGCAATCGGGAACTGTTGCGCGGGCTTTTCATGCTGGTTGTGATTTATTTATAGTTTCTCGAAATATCAATTCTTCTTCTTTGGAAAGAACATATAAAATTGCTGAAGATTTTTCTGCTAGTTTGAATAATGGTAGTTTAGATGTAGCGGTGGTAGGGGCTGCGCGGGAGAGGGTGGAAAAGTTGTTGCAGGTAACTCCTCAATATTCAGTTTCTCTTCTTGATCAGGATACGTTGGTGAGAAATGCAGAATTAGCAATTAGTTGTTGTTTGTAA
- a CDS encoding Bpu10I family restriction endonuclease — MSTTDRNPLVHGSNLEQKEKHRKKYRDAQSRKYLEEIRIEYDKWHLADIQLIGPTSTPADNDNEIISKRVELFTAYKDFLDQQHYAEKFDSRSNLHSSVLEEFLYYLFRDLAKEFGENALIGKSHTFKDIFFVPPKYSEMLKRPYARIEKKDHDFVIGATIEASFEAVTPPEEEENSGELLTLLKEEPEDYSEVTITGNIETHIFDIPVIVIECKTYLDKTMLEGSSRAAEDLKARNPNSLYIVLMEWIKLTSDVNLRKYKVDQIYVLRQQKNTDREFRYEEKYIKNPINPTVVQHLFYKVRKHLTMDWTGGIEYGIQRGWLIEE, encoded by the coding sequence ATGTCCACAACTGATAGAAACCCATTAGTTCACGGTTCAAATCTGGAACAAAAGGAAAAACACCGCAAAAAATATAGAGATGCACAAAGTAGAAAATATCTCGAAGAGATTAGAATTGAGTATGATAAGTGGCACTTAGCTGATATTCAATTAATTGGTCCGACATCAACACCTGCTGATAATGATAATGAAATTATTTCTAAACGAGTAGAGCTTTTTACCGCATATAAGGATTTTTTAGATCAACAACATTATGCAGAGAAGTTCGACTCTCGTTCTAATCTTCATTCTAGTGTATTGGAAGAGTTTCTTTATTATTTGTTTAGAGATTTAGCAAAAGAATTTGGAGAAAATGCTCTCATTGGAAAATCCCATACGTTCAAAGATATTTTCTTTGTTCCTCCAAAATATTCTGAGATGTTGAAACGTCCCTATGCGCGTATTGAAAAAAAAGACCATGATTTTGTCATTGGTGCAACTATTGAAGCATCATTTGAAGCAGTTACACCACCAGAGGAAGAAGAAAATTCTGGTGAACTACTGACACTTCTTAAAGAAGAACCAGAGGATTACTCAGAAGTTACAATTACAGGTAATATAGAAACTCATATTTTTGATATTCCCGTTATTGTCATTGAATGTAAAACTTATCTTGATAAAACTATGCTTGAAGGTTCATCACGAGCCGCAGAGGACTTAAAAGCCAGAAATCCCAATAGTTTATATATTGTACTAATGGAGTGGATCAAGTTAACAAGTGATGTCAATCTTCGCAAGTACAAAGTTGACCAGATTTATGTACTACGTCAGCAGAAAAACACTGACAGAGAATTTAGGTATGAAGAAAAATATATTAAAAATCCAATTAATCCAACTGTAGTTCAACATTTATTCTATAAAGTGCGAAAGCATTTAACAATGGACTGGACTGGGGGAATTGAATATGGAATACAGCGCGGTTGGTTAATTGAAGAATAG